The DNA region GTCCGTCGGGCTCACCGCCGGCGACTGGCTCGAGGTCGACGACACGATGCTCGTGCACGGCACCGACTGGCTGTACGCCGTCGGCGACGCCAACCACCGCGCGCTCCTCACCCACCAGGGCAAGTACCAGGCCCGCGCAGCCGGCGAGGCCATCGCCGCCCGGCACCAGGGCACGCCGCTGCACACCGAGCCGTGGGGCGCCCACGTCGCGACCGCCGACCACGCCGCGGTCCCCCAGGTCACGTTCACCGACCCCGAGGTCGCGAGCGTCGGCCTGACCGAGCAGGCCGCGCGCGAGCAGGGGCTGAACGTCCGTGCCGTGGAGTACGACCTCGGCGGCGTCGCGGGTTCCGCGCTGCAGGCCGACGGCTACACCGGCCGCGCCAAGATGGTCGTCGACGAGGACCGCGGGGTCGTGGTGGGCGTCACCTTCGTCGGCCAGGACGTCGCCGAGATGCTGCACGCGGCGACTATCGCCGTCGTCGGCGAGGTTCCGGTCGACCGCCTCTGGCACGCGGTGCCGGCCTACCCGACGATGAACGAGATCTGGCTCCGTCTGCTCGAGACCTACGGTCGCCCGGCCTGAGCGTGCGCGGACTGGCGCGCCGGGCGCTGCTCGACTCCCCCGTGTCGCGGGTGGGCTGGCTGTTCGCCACGGCGGTCGGTCTGGCGATCGGCGTACCGCTGTCGACCGGCCGCGTCCGCGTGGTCGACGGGCTCGTCGTCTGCTCGGGGTTGCCGCGGTGGGTGTTCCGTCGTGGCGGCACCTGCGTGGGGTCGGTGTACCTGACCCGGGACAACGACGGGGCCCGGGTGCTGCGGCACGAGCGGGTGCACGTCGAGCAGTGGCGGCGGTACGGCATGCTCATGCCCGTGCTGTACGCCGTCGCCGGCCGAGACCCGCTCCGCAACCGCTTCGAGGTCGAGGCGGGGCTGGAGGACGGCGGCTACCGCTGACGGGTGGCCGTGCGCCCCTCTGTTTGCCGTGTGCCGATCGGTCACGACACCCCGTCGGGCCGGCGCCGAGTGGTCGCAGACCGTCGGCGGCTCCGGCCGCATCCGACGGTCTGCGACCGCTCGGCGCCGCACGCGCGGCGCGCCGTGACCTCCGGTGAGGGCCGGCCAGGCGACGAGACGTGACCGAACGGCGGACGGGAGGCACGGATCACGGCCGCCACGGGCCTCCCGTCCGCCGTGGTCCGGCCCACCTGCCCGGCTGAGGAGCGCTGATCGGTCGCGACACCCCGTCGGGGCGGCGCCGAGCGGTCGGTCAGACGCCCTCCACCCCTGCCGCCGAGGTTCCACGACATGCCGCGTGCGTGGCGCCGAGGTTCCACGGACGGCCCGGATGCGGCGCGAGATGCCGAGATTTCGGAACCTCGGGGTGCGGGTGCGGGCGGGCGGGCGCGGGCGGGCCAGGAGCGGGCGGGCCTGGGGAGCGGGCGGGCGCGCGGGGTCAGGCGGCGGGACGACGGGGGACGATGAGGGGCGTGCCGGTCTCGGGGTCGGGGACGACCACGCACGGCAGGCCGAAGACGTCCTCGACGAGGTCGGCCGTCAGCACCGCGGCCGGGGGTCCGGCAGCGACGATCGACCCCTGGCGCATCGCGATGACGTGGGTGGCGTAGCGCGCCGCCTGGTTCAGGTCGTGCAGCACCGCGACGACCGTCCGACCCGCGGCGTGCAGCGCGGAGGCCAGCTCGAGCACGTCGTACTGGTGCGCGATGTCGAGGAACGTCGTCGGCTCGTCGAGCAGCACAATGTCGGTCTCCTGCGCCAGGACCATCGCGATCCACACCCGCTGCCGCTGCCCCCCGGAGAGCTCGTCGACGCTCCGGTCCGCCAGCTCCACCGTCGACGTCTGCTCGAGGGCGGCCTGCACGGCACGCCGGTCGGACCCGGACGACGGGTGCAGCAGGTCCTGGTGCGGGAACCGCCCGCGGGACACCAGGTCGCGCACGGTGATGCCGTCCGGGGCGATCGGCGTCTGCGGCAGCATGCCGACCCGCCGGGCCACGGCCTTCGGACGGTAGGAGTCGATCGGCGCTCCGTCGAGGTACACGGTGCCGGCTCGGGGCTTGAGGGTGCGTGCGAGCGACTTCAGCAGCGTCGACTTGCCGCACGCGTTCGGGCCGACGATGACGGTCAGTTCACCGTCGGGGACGTCCACGTCGAGCGCGTCCACCACGATGCGGTCGTCGTACGCGAGCGTCAGCCCACGCACGCCGAGCGCGGTCGTCGGGACCCCGACCACGCTGGTCGGCAGTCCGGCTGCGCCGTTCAGTTCTCGGCCTTGCCGTGCCGCCAGTACCCCATGAACGCGACCTGCTTGCGGTCGATGCCGACGCCGCGCACCAGGTGCCGCCGGAGCTCCTTGACGCAGCCGGCCTCGCCCGCGATCCAGGCGTAGACGGGGCGCGACTCCTCGGTGGCCGGCACGTCCCAGAGGACCTGCTCGTCGACGTCGACGTCCGCCGGCTCGACGGCGTCCCCACAGGCGGGACCCGCGGCGACCGACGGCGAACCGGCGACGGGCGCAGCACCGGCGACGACCGTCGACGCCCACGCGTGCACCTGGTCGGTC from Curtobacterium sp. MCJR17_020 includes:
- a CDS encoding ABC transporter ATP-binding protein; its protein translation is MVGVPTTALGVRGLTLAYDDRIVVDALDVDVPDGELTVIVGPNACGKSTLLKSLARTLKPRAGTVYLDGAPIDSYRPKAVARRVGMLPQTPIAPDGITVRDLVSRGRFPHQDLLHPSSGSDRRAVQAALEQTSTVELADRSVDELSGGQRQRVWIAMVLAQETDIVLLDEPTTFLDIAHQYDVLELASALHAAGRTVVAVLHDLNQAARYATHVIAMRQGSIVAAGPPAAVLTADLVEDVFGLPCVVVPDPETGTPLIVPRRPAA
- a CDS encoding Fe-S oxidoreductase, translating into MRGLARRALLDSPVSRVGWLFATAVGLAIGVPLSTGRVRVVDGLVVCSGLPRWVFRRGGTCVGSVYLTRDNDGARVLRHERVHVEQWRRYGMLMPVLYAVAGRDPLRNRFEVEAGLEDGGYR